The Labeo rohita strain BAU-BD-2019 chromosome 19, IGBB_LRoh.1.0, whole genome shotgun sequence genome window below encodes:
- the LOC127181891 gene encoding zinc-alpha-2-glycoprotein-like produces MFWRFLLFLFFLIPPQSNAKQEKHFLHYKFTALSKADTLPEFSAVAVADDRQIKHYSNEKRLWIKLNLTEDDWTEAPLEPPDSREWFIHWIRTLSNCTNPQCSQLHVLQRIIGCELEKFPNETVKSLRAFDEYGFDGENYIAFNSDTLQWIDKNPKAKETKMTWDHETERNEHIQVYLRGCLNWIITFNNAKKSKPAVHVFARKAPDDHSKLVLTCLATGFYPRDIEMNIRLDRTIIKNQRSSGFRPNADGSFQMRTSVEIDRNHMEPYECLIIHSSLKQQVVIKWDSICLDCEISLWYLAFTAAIILLPLLVNMCVQWKRLNGQTTDARGLTHEDSVLTDKD; encoded by the exons atgttttggcgatttttattatttcttttttttctcattcctCCTCAAAGCAATGCAAAACAAG AGAAACATTTCCTCCACTACAAGTTTACAGCTCTTTCCAAAGCAGACACACTCCCAGAGTTCAGCGCTGTGGCTGTTGCTGATGACAGACAGATCAAACACTACAGTAATGAAAAAAGACTCTGGATAAAATTGAATTTGACTGAAGATGACTGGACTGAAGCACCTTTAGAACCACCTGATTCTAGAGAGTGGTTCATACATTGGATTAGGACTCTGTCAAACTGCACAAACCCACAGTGTTCTC AGCTCCATGTTCTTCAGAGAATAATTGGTTGTGAACTGGAGAAATTTCCTAATGAAACAGTGAAGAGTCTGAGAGCCTTTGATGAATATGGATTTGATGGAGAGAATTATATTGCTTTTAATTCTGACACTCTGCAGTGGATTGATAAAAACCCCAAAGCCAAAGAAACCAAAATGACATGGGACCATGAAACAGAGCGCAATGAACATATACAGGTTTACCTCAGGGGATGTTTGAACTGGATCATCACATTTAACAACGCAAAAAAGA GTAAACCAGCTGTTCATGTCTTTGCGAGGAAAGCTCCTGATGATCACAGTAAGCTGGTTCTGACCTGTCTGGCCACTGGTTTCTACCCCAGAGATATTGAGATGAACATCAGACTGGACAGAACTATCATTAAGAACCAAAGATCATCTGGATTCAGACCAAATGCTGATGGATCCTTTCAGATGAGAACTAGTGTGGAGATTGACAGAAACCACATGGAGCCTTATGAATGTCTGATCATTCACAGCAGTCTGAAACAACAGGTTGTAATTAAATGGG ATAGTATATGTTTGGACTGTGAAATATCTCTATGGTATTTAGCATTCACAGCTGCAATTATACTTCTACCTCTACTTGTCAATATGTGTGTTCAATGGAAAAGGTTAAATG GCCAGACGACAGATGCCCGAGGTTTAACACACGAGGACTCGGTTTTGACAGACAAAGATTGA
- the LOC127181894 gene encoding zinc-alpha-2-glycoprotein-like isoform X4 yields MFNELLFKTFSIDIRMILFTFLLPYLFLSDARQEKHFLHYKFAARCNANAFPEFKAVSVCDDRQIAQYINEERIWIKSSLIEDDWTEAPAEPPEPKDWFVHQMKTLSKCTDSHCSELHVLQRIIGCELEKFPNGTVSLKAFDEYGFDGEDFIAFNFDTMQWIDKNPKAKETKMKWDQQTERNQFLKQYLKTCTDWISTFKNTKMTPPDVCVFVAVSDDHSKLVLTCLATGFYPRDIKMYIRLDGSVLENQTSSRIRPNGNGSFQMRTSVEINANHKGFYDCLVIHSSLTLTRPVVTVWTEYHKSLMNLYGLL; encoded by the exons ATGTTCAATGAActcttatttaaaacattttctataGACATAAGAATGATCTTGTTCACCTTTTTGTTGCCTTATCTTTTTCTAAGCGACGCGAGGCAAG AGAAACATTTCCTCCACTACAAGTTTGCAGCACGTTGCAACGCAAACGCATTTCCTGAGTTCAaagctgtgagtgtgtgtgatgaCAGACAGATCGCTCAATACATTAATGAAGAAAGAATTTGGATAAAATCAAGTTTGATTGAAGATGACTGGACTGAAGCTCCTGCAGAACCACCTGAGCCTAAAGACTGGTTTGTACATCAAATGAAGACTTTGTCAAAATGCACTGACTCACACTGTTCTG AGCTCCATGTTCTTCAGAGAATAATTGGCTGTGAACTGGAGAAATTTCCTAATGGAACAGTGAGTCTGAAAGCATTTGATGAATATGGATTTGATGGAGAGGACTTTATTGCTTTTAATTTTGACACTATGCAGTGGATTGATAAAAACCCCAAAGCCAAAGAAACCAAAATGAAATGGGATCAGCAAACAGAACGCAACCAGTTCCTCAAACAATACCTCAAGACCTGCACTGACTGGATCTCCACATTTAAGAACACTAAAATGA CTCCAccagatgtttgtgtctttgtggCAGTTTCTGATGATCACAGTAAGCTGGTTCTGACATGTCTGGCCACTGGTTTCTACCCCAGAGATATTAAGATGTACATTAGATTGGACGGAAGTGTTCTTGAGAACCAAACATCTTCTAGAATCAGACCAAATGGTAATGGATCCTTTCAGATGAGAACCAGTGTGGAGATTAATGCAAATCACAAAGGGTTTTATGACTGTCTGGTCATTCACAGCAGTCTGACTCTGACCCGACCGGTTGTAACAGTGTGGACTGAATATCACAAATCTTTAATG AATCTCTACGGTCTGTTATAG
- the LOC127181894 gene encoding zinc-alpha-2-glycoprotein-like isoform X3 gives MFNELLFKTFSIDIRMILFTFLLPYLFLSDARQEKHFLHYKFAALCKANAFPEFKTVSVCDDRQIAQYSNEERIWIKSSLIEDDWTEAPAEPPEPKEWFLHQMKTLSNCTDSHYSELHVLQRIIGCELEKFPNGTVSLKAFDEYGFDGEDFIAFNFDTMQWIDKNPKAKETKMKWDQQTERNQFLKQYLKTCTDWISTFKNTKMTPPDVCVFVAVSDDHSKLVLTCLATGFYPRDIKMYIRLDGSVLENQTSSRIRPNGNGSFQMRTSVEINANHKGFYDCLVIHSSLTLTRPVVTVWTEYHKSLMVSDYKYIIHYALTMLLQL, from the exons ATGTTCAATGAActcttatttaaaacattttctataGACATAAGAATGATCTTGTTCACCTTTTTGTTGCCTTATCTTTTTCTAAGCGACGCGAGGCAAG AGAAACATTTCCTCCACTACAAGTTTGCAGCACTTTGCAAAGCAAACGCATTTCCTGAGTTCAaaactgtgagtgtgtgtgatgaCAGACAGATCGCTCAATACAGTAATGAAGAAAGAATTTGGATAAAATCGAGTCTGATTGAAGATGACTGGACTGAAGCTCCTGCAGAACCACCTGAGCCTAAAGAGTGGTTTCTACATCAGATGAAGACTTTGTCAAACTGCACTGACTCACACTATTCTG AGCTCCATGTTCTTCAGAGAATAATTGGCTGTGAACTGGAGAAATTTCCTAATGGAACAGTGAGTCTGAAAGCATTTGATGAATATGGATTTGATGGAGAGGACTTTATTGCTTTTAATTTTGACACTATGCAGTGGATTGATAAAAACCCCAAAGCCAAAGAAACCAAAATGAAATGGGATCAGCAAACAGAACGCAACCAGTTCCTCAAACAATACCTCAAGACCTGCACTGACTGGATCTCCACATTTAAGAACACTAAAATGA CTCCAccagatgtttgtgtctttgtggCAGTTTCTGATGATCACAGTAAGCTGGTTCTGACATGTCTGGCCACTGGTTTCTACCCCAGAGATATTAAGATGTACATTAGATTGGACGGAAGTGTTCTTGAGAACCAAACATCTTCTAGAATCAGACCAAATGGTAATGGATCCTTTCAGATGAGAACCAGTGTGGAGATTAATGCAAATCACAAAGGGTTTTATGACTGTCTGGTCATTCACAGCAGTCTGACTCTGACCCGACCGGTTGTAACAGTGTGGACTGAATATCACAAATCTTTAATGGTGAGtgattataaatacattatccATTATGCATTAACAATGCTTCTGCAATTATAA
- the LOC127181894 gene encoding zinc-alpha-2-glycoprotein-like isoform X2 gives MFNELLFKTFSIDIRMILFTFLLPYLFLSDARQEKHFLHYKFAARCNANAFPEFKAVSVCDDRQIAQYINEERIWIKSSLIEDDWTEAPAEPPEPKDWFVHQMKTLSKCTDSHCSELHVLQRIIGCELEKFPNGTVSLKAFDEYGFDGEDFIAFNFDTMQWIDKNPKAKETKMKWDQQTERNQFLKQYLKTCTDWISTFKNTKMTPPDVCVFVAVSDDHSKLVLTCLATGFYPRDIKMYIRLDGSVLENQTSSRIRPNGNGSFQMRTSVEINANHKGFYDCLVIHSSLTLTRPVVTVWTEYHKSLMVSDYKYIIHYALTMLLQL, from the exons ATGTTCAATGAActcttatttaaaacattttctataGACATAAGAATGATCTTGTTCACCTTTTTGTTGCCTTATCTTTTTCTAAGCGACGCGAGGCAAG AGAAACATTTCCTCCACTACAAGTTTGCAGCACGTTGCAACGCAAACGCATTTCCTGAGTTCAaagctgtgagtgtgtgtgatgaCAGACAGATCGCTCAATACATTAATGAAGAAAGAATTTGGATAAAATCAAGTTTGATTGAAGATGACTGGACTGAAGCTCCTGCAGAACCACCTGAGCCTAAAGACTGGTTTGTACATCAAATGAAGACTTTGTCAAAATGCACTGACTCACACTGTTCTG AGCTCCATGTTCTTCAGAGAATAATTGGCTGTGAACTGGAGAAATTTCCTAATGGAACAGTGAGTCTGAAAGCATTTGATGAATATGGATTTGATGGAGAGGACTTTATTGCTTTTAATTTTGACACTATGCAGTGGATTGATAAAAACCCCAAAGCCAAAGAAACCAAAATGAAATGGGATCAGCAAACAGAACGCAACCAGTTCCTCAAACAATACCTCAAGACCTGCACTGACTGGATCTCCACATTTAAGAACACTAAAATGA CTCCAccagatgtttgtgtctttgtggCAGTTTCTGATGATCACAGTAAGCTGGTTCTGACATGTCTGGCCACTGGTTTCTACCCCAGAGATATTAAGATGTACATTAGATTGGACGGAAGTGTTCTTGAGAACCAAACATCTTCTAGAATCAGACCAAATGGTAATGGATCCTTTCAGATGAGAACCAGTGTGGAGATTAATGCAAATCACAAAGGGTTTTATGACTGTCTGGTCATTCACAGCAGTCTGACTCTGACCCGACCGGTTGTAACAGTGTGGACTGAATATCACAAATCTTTAATGGTGAGtgattataaatacattatccATTATGCATTAACAATGCTTCTGCAATTATAA
- the LOC127181894 gene encoding major histocompatibility complex class I-related gene protein-like isoform X1, with product MFNELLFKTFSIDIRMILFTFLLPYLFLSDARQEKHFLHYKFAALCKANAFPEFKTVSVCDDRQIAQYSNEERIWIKSSLIEDDWTEAPAEPPEPKEWFLHQMKTLSNCTDSHYSELHVLQRIIGCELEKFPNGTVSLRAFDEYGFDGEDFIAFNFDTMQWIDKNPKAKETKMKWDLHTERNQFLKQYLKTCTDWISTFHNTKQTRPDVHAFVPKVSDDQSKLKLTCMATGFYPMDVEVYITVDDYVLKNQTSSEIRPNNDGSFQMIFSVEIDTNHSGYYNCQVIHNSLTLKRQVLTLWAKNHNTFCESLWCVIAEIIAAAVVFVIVYCIYQKVK from the exons ATGTTCAATGAActcttatttaaaacattttctataGACATAAGAATGATCTTGTTCACCTTTTTGTTGCCTTATCTTTTTCTAAGCGACGCGAGGCAAG AGAAACATTTCCTCCACTACAAGTTTGCAGCACTTTGCAAAGCAAACGCATTTCCTGAGTTCAaaactgtgagtgtgtgtgatgaCAGACAGATCGCTCAATACAGTAATGAAGAAAGAATTTGGATAAAATCGAGTCTGATTGAAGATGACTGGACTGAAGCTCCTGCAGAACCACCTGAGCCTAAAGAGTGGTTTCTACATCAGATGAAGACTTTGTCAAACTGCACTGACTCACACTATTCTG AGCTCCATGTTCTTCAGAGAATAATTGGCTGTGAACTGGAGAAATTTCCTAATGGAACAGTGAGTCTGAGAGCATTTGATGAATATGGATTTGACGGAGAggattttattgcttttaattTTGACACTATGCAGTGGATTGATAAAAACCCCAAAGCCAAAGAAACCAAAATGAAATGGGACCTTCATACTGAACGCAACCAATTCCTCAAGCAATACCTCAAGACCTGCACTGACTGGATCTCCACGTTTCACAACACAAAACAGa CTAGAccagatgttcatgcctttgtGCCGAAAGTTTCTGATGATCAAAGTAAGCTGAAACTGACCTGTATGGCCACTGGTTTCTACCCTATGGATGTTGAGGTGTACATCACAGTAGATGACTATGTCCTTAAAAAtcaaacatcatctgaaatcagACCAAATAATGATGGATCCTTTCAGATGATATTCAGTGTGGAGATTGACACAAATCACAGTGGATATTACAACTGTCAGGTCATTCACAACAGTCTGACTCTGAAACGACAGGTTCTGACATTGTGGGCTAAAAATCACAATACATTTTGTG AATCTCTATGGTGTGTTATAGCAGAAATAATAGCAGCAGCTGTAGTTTTTGTGATTGTTTACTGCATCTACCAAAAGGTCAAATG A